The Niastella koreensis GR20-10 genome includes a window with the following:
- the guaB gene encoding IMP dehydrogenase — MATRNSAPQKKSPQSSKFFGEGLTFDDVLLVPAYSQVLPREVDISTWLTKNIKLNVPMLSAAMDTVTEANLAIALAREGGLGILHKNMSIEKQVEQARKVKRSEAGIIFDPITLHEDATIADAQRLMKENRIGGIPIVDNNKKLVGILTNRDLRFETDNKRIVSEVMTHENLVTAPEGTTLKKAEKILQQHKIEKLPVIKKDGTLFGLITYRDILQVVSYPNAVKDSYGRLLVGAALGITRDLLDRAAALQQIGVDVVCLDSAHGHSKGVLDALKTLKKSFKKLQVISGNVGTAAGAKAMAEAGADAVKVGIGPGSICTTRIVAGAGVPQITAIMEAASVLNKLGIPLIADGGIRYTGDMVKALAAGANMVMMGSIFAGTEESPGDTIIYEGRKFKQYRGMGSLGAMSQGSGDRYFQDVEADIKKYVPEGIEGRVAFKGNLSEIVYQYVGGLRSGMGYCGAKDIKALQQAQFVRITNAGMKESHAHDIEITREAPNYSRR; from the coding sequence ATGGCAACAAGAAATAGTGCTCCACAGAAAAAATCCCCCCAGTCAAGTAAGTTTTTTGGTGAAGGTTTAACGTTTGACGACGTTTTACTGGTTCCCGCTTATTCACAAGTACTACCCAGAGAAGTTGATATAAGCACCTGGCTTACCAAAAATATTAAATTAAATGTTCCCATGTTATCGGCCGCCATGGATACGGTAACAGAGGCTAACCTGGCAATTGCCCTGGCCCGCGAAGGCGGTTTAGGTATTCTGCACAAGAATATGAGCATTGAAAAACAGGTTGAACAGGCGCGGAAAGTGAAGAGAAGTGAAGCGGGGATCATCTTCGACCCTATTACCCTGCATGAAGATGCCACCATTGCCGATGCCCAGCGGTTAATGAAAGAAAACCGGATCGGCGGTATTCCCATCGTTGATAATAATAAAAAACTGGTTGGCATTTTAACCAATCGCGACCTGCGCTTCGAGACTGATAATAAGCGCATTGTCAGTGAGGTAATGACCCACGAAAACCTGGTGACCGCTCCCGAAGGCACTACGCTTAAAAAAGCAGAGAAGATTTTACAACAACATAAAATTGAAAAATTACCCGTCATTAAAAAAGACGGTACCTTGTTTGGACTGATCACCTACCGTGATATTCTGCAGGTGGTGAGCTATCCCAATGCAGTAAAAGACTCATACGGCCGTTTACTGGTGGGCGCAGCGCTGGGTATTACCCGCGACCTGCTGGACCGGGCTGCCGCACTGCAGCAAATTGGGGTAGATGTGGTTTGTCTGGACAGCGCGCATGGCCACAGTAAAGGAGTGCTGGATGCGTTGAAGACCCTGAAAAAGAGTTTCAAAAAACTGCAGGTAATATCTGGTAACGTAGGTACTGCTGCCGGTGCAAAGGCCATGGCCGAAGCAGGTGCAGATGCCGTAAAAGTGGGTATTGGACCCGGTTCAATTTGTACTACCCGCATCGTAGCCGGAGCCGGCGTTCCGCAGATCACAGCTATTATGGAGGCCGCTTCTGTTTTAAATAAATTAGGTATTCCGTTAATTGCCGATGGTGGTATCCGTTATACCGGTGATATGGTAAAGGCGCTGGCCGCCGGCGCCAATATGGTAATGATGGGTAGCATTTTTGCCGGGACCGAAGAAAGCCCTGGTGATACCATTATATATGAAGGAAGAAAATTCAAACAATACCGCGGAATGGGTTCACTGGGTGCCATGAGCCAGGGTAGTGGCGACCGCTACTTCCAGGATGTGGAAGCCGACATCAAGAAATATGTACCTGAAGGTATTGAAGGCCGGGTGGCATTTAAAGGAAACCTGAGCGAGATCGTTTATCAATACGTTGGTGGCCTTAGATCCGGGATGGGATATTGCGGTGCAAAAGACATCAAAGCTTTACAGCAGGCGCAGTTTGTTCGCATTACCAATGCCGGCATGAAAGAAAGCCATGCACACGATATAGAAATTACAAGAGAAGCACCGAACTATAGTAGAAGATAG
- a CDS encoding DUF5916 domain-containing protein, with amino-acid sequence MTVFKMTVWQLLCCLQRSVFKSLIVTLSFFMYTGLFAQPKITQAIPVGQAPRIDGALDDSVWQNAPAALDFVTNTPVYGKPASVKTVVRVLYDNNAIYIGAYLYDDPAVIRRQYTPRDNLQKANVDYFSVFLDTYKDRQNAFQFLVTARNVQTDARVSANYTGNEGMYGDASWDAVWESKVGFRSDGWVVEMRIPLFSIRFSRKTAADWGIQFMRFSRRLNETSFWNPVNPAISGFANQFGDITGLNQLVPPLRLSFSPYVSGGYRQTPHNNSQQQYETLKSGGMDVKYGINESFTLDATLIPDFGQVVSDNVVNNLSPFEVRFRENRPFFTEGTELFNKAGIFYSRRIGKTPDKYDTLEDKVNSGELDGYQLIKNPSVTRLYNAVKFSGRTAGNLGIGVFNAVTENVKAILRNRDTGKDSTVITEPLTNYNIIVLDQALKNRSSITFTNTNVLRNGQERDANVTGLDIALYNKANRYGLVVKPRYSMVRNGPGRYDGFANHLEAGKVSGNLQFSYTNEVRTAQYDPNDLGFQLSPNAFANTGAVSYNIYQATPAFLNQSYRIAVNRDYLFKPFTYQKTSFEASSYWLFKNFWSLTLTADIAPWWYTDFFEMQTPASLFQTPRQPLKRAPYYNLFIEGNTDNRKALIVSWLIGGAEGPLPNDPFYGIQLALRYRFSDKLILEMSYKRQYDNGQYGYAFVRDPQTQAPILARRKYTDVTGVFSGEYNFTARMNLTFRARHYWSRLQNTNLNNVLADGYWTPSYDLTPRDYNINYNAFNLDVFYTWDFRLGSRLIIGWKNWLGKDYEYTLSPTGYKHYAANARQLFNTPHGNEFTVRFIYFLNYQQLVNK; translated from the coding sequence ATGACCGTTTTCAAAATGACTGTCTGGCAATTGCTATGCTGTTTACAACGATCTGTGTTTAAAAGCCTGATCGTTACATTATCATTCTTTATGTATACCGGGTTGTTTGCACAACCCAAAATAACCCAGGCTATACCTGTTGGCCAGGCGCCGCGCATCGATGGGGCATTAGATGATTCCGTTTGGCAAAACGCCCCGGCAGCGCTTGACTTTGTTACCAACACACCCGTGTATGGCAAACCGGCTTCGGTAAAAACAGTCGTGCGGGTATTGTATGATAACAATGCGATATACATCGGTGCATACCTGTACGACGATCCGGCCGTTATCAGGCGCCAGTATACGCCCCGCGATAATTTGCAAAAAGCGAATGTTGATTACTTTTCTGTTTTCCTCGATACTTATAAAGACCGGCAGAATGCCTTTCAATTCCTGGTAACCGCCCGCAATGTACAAACCGATGCCCGGGTAAGCGCTAACTATACCGGTAATGAGGGAATGTATGGCGATGCCAGTTGGGATGCAGTATGGGAAAGCAAAGTAGGGTTTCGTTCCGATGGCTGGGTGGTTGAAATGCGCATCCCGCTTTTTTCCATTCGCTTCTCGCGTAAAACAGCCGCCGACTGGGGCATCCAGTTTATGCGCTTCAGCCGCCGGTTGAATGAAACCTCCTTCTGGAACCCGGTAAACCCCGCCATAAGCGGCTTTGCCAACCAGTTTGGTGATATTACCGGGTTAAACCAACTTGTACCACCACTACGATTGAGCTTTTCACCCTATGTTAGCGGTGGCTACCGGCAAACGCCCCACAACAACAGCCAGCAACAATATGAAACGCTTAAAAGCGGCGGCATGGATGTGAAATATGGCATCAATGAAAGCTTTACCCTCGACGCCACGCTTATCCCCGACTTTGGCCAGGTAGTGTCTGATAATGTAGTCAATAATCTCAGTCCGTTTGAGGTCAGGTTCCGGGAGAACCGCCCCTTCTTTACCGAAGGAACTGAGCTGTTTAATAAGGCCGGCATCTTTTATTCGCGCCGTATTGGCAAAACTCCCGATAAATATGATACCCTGGAAGATAAAGTCAACTCCGGGGAGCTGGATGGCTATCAACTGATAAAAAATCCATCGGTAACCCGGTTATACAATGCCGTAAAGTTTTCAGGCCGAACGGCCGGTAACCTGGGCATTGGGGTTTTTAACGCCGTTACCGAAAACGTAAAAGCCATTCTGCGTAACCGCGACACCGGAAAAGATTCTACTGTAATTACCGAACCGCTTACCAACTACAATATTATTGTGCTTGACCAGGCATTGAAAAACCGTTCTTCCATCACCTTTACCAATACCAATGTACTGCGTAACGGCCAGGAACGCGATGCCAATGTAACTGGGCTGGATATTGCCCTGTACAATAAGGCCAACCGGTATGGACTGGTGGTAAAGCCAAGATACAGCATGGTGCGGAATGGCCCCGGCAGGTACGATGGTTTTGCCAATCACCTGGAAGCCGGTAAAGTGAGCGGAAACCTGCAGTTCTCCTACACCAACGAAGTAAGAACCGCCCAATACGATCCCAACGACCTGGGTTTTCAGTTATCGCCCAACGCCTTTGCAAATACAGGTGCGGTTAGTTACAATATTTACCAGGCAACACCTGCCTTTTTAAATCAGAGTTATAGGATTGCCGTGAACCGCGATTACCTGTTCAAACCATTCACGTATCAGAAAACCTCATTCGAAGCCTCGTCATATTGGTTATTTAAAAATTTCTGGAGCCTTACGCTTACCGCCGATATTGCCCCCTGGTGGTATACCGACTTCTTTGAAATGCAAACGCCCGCCAGTCTTTTTCAAACACCCCGGCAACCATTAAAACGGGCGCCTTATTACAACCTGTTTATAGAAGGTAATACCGATAATCGCAAGGCACTAATTGTAAGCTGGTTGATTGGTGGTGCAGAAGGTCCGCTGCCGAATGATCCTTTTTACGGAATTCAGTTAGCCCTGCGGTACCGGTTCAGCGACAAGCTTATATTGGAAATGAGTTACAAACGGCAATACGATAATGGGCAATATGGTTATGCATTTGTTCGCGACCCGCAAACGCAGGCGCCCATCCTGGCCCGGCGTAAATACACCGATGTAACCGGTGTATTCAGTGGCGAATACAATTTTACCGCACGCATGAACCTTACCTTCAGGGCCCGTCATTACTGGAGCCGCTTACAAAATACCAACCTCAACAACGTGCTGGCAGATGGATACTGGACGCCCAGTTACGATCTGACGCCCCGCGATTATAATATCAATTACAATGCGTTTAACCTGGATGTATTTTATACCTGGGACTTTCGTTTAGGCAGCCGGTTAATAATTGGCTGGAAGAACTGGCTGGGAAAAGATTATGAATATACCCTTAGCCCCACTGGCTATAAACATTACGCTGCCAATGCCCGCCAGTTATTCAACACCCCGCATGGCAATGAATTCACTGTCCGGTTCATTTACTTTTTGAATTATCAGCAGCTGGTGAACAAGTGA
- a CDS encoding DUF4105 domain-containing protein produces the protein MKFRRLLLFVLPLFCLNARAQSDTSHLRVSLLTCSPGVELYSIFGHTALRVTDSVRGIDMVYNYGTFDDRDPNFYAKFTRGIMRYALSNYSYQEFLQEYQAESRGVIEQELQLTGEQKQKMYAALQQNALEENRYYNYYFHTDNCTTRARDVIEQKTGASVVFKNILPEKRPTYRNLIHTYLDKSKQSWSKFGIDLCLGSNFDARVTNDQSMFLPDYLMKALDNATADGHPLVAGTQTVVSAPPVPPAENLVTPMLLFVILFIITTLLSFSNNKWAQRFLNVFDSLFFLCIGVFGLLTVTLWIIRVDTVCRNNFNVLWALPTHFFVAFVVYLKRKWLQQYFRIVFMLTALFTLCWFFIPQQINLAVLPLLSIILVRSYFRGNLPAGNRVTTNIPNNFHNAKAINIEL, from the coding sequence ATGAAGTTCCGTAGATTATTATTGTTTGTTTTGCCGCTGTTCTGTTTAAATGCCCGAGCTCAGTCCGATACCAGCCATTTGCGCGTCAGCCTGCTTACCTGTAGCCCGGGTGTGGAGCTGTATTCAATATTTGGTCATACTGCCCTGCGGGTTACCGATAGCGTTCGCGGTATAGACATGGTATACAATTACGGTACTTTCGACGACCGCGATCCCAACTTTTATGCAAAATTCACCAGGGGTATTATGCGGTATGCCCTTTCCAATTATTCTTACCAGGAGTTTTTACAGGAATACCAGGCCGAAAGCCGCGGAGTGATAGAACAGGAATTACAATTGACAGGTGAGCAGAAACAAAAGATGTATGCAGCCCTGCAACAAAACGCCCTGGAAGAAAACCGGTATTACAATTATTACTTTCATACCGATAACTGTACTACCCGCGCCCGCGATGTGATTGAGCAGAAAACAGGCGCTTCAGTAGTATTTAAGAATATACTCCCCGAAAAAAGACCTACTTACCGAAACCTTATACATACCTATCTCGATAAAAGCAAACAAAGCTGGAGCAAATTCGGCATAGATCTCTGTTTGGGAAGTAATTTCGATGCCCGGGTAACCAACGACCAGTCGATGTTTTTACCAGATTACCTGATGAAGGCCCTCGACAATGCTACGGCCGACGGTCATCCACTGGTAGCAGGTACGCAGACAGTTGTTTCCGCACCTCCTGTACCACCTGCGGAGAACCTGGTTACTCCCATGCTGTTATTTGTTATTTTATTTATTATTACTACCCTGTTGTCATTCAGCAACAACAAATGGGCGCAGCGTTTTCTGAACGTATTTGACAGCCTCTTTTTTCTTTGCATAGGCGTCTTTGGTTTATTGACCGTAACCTTATGGATCATCAGGGTTGATACGGTTTGCCGCAATAATTTTAATGTGCTTTGGGCATTGCCTACGCATTTCTTTGTTGCCTTTGTGGTGTATTTAAAAAGAAAGTGGCTGCAACAATATTTCAGAATAGTATTTATGCTTACTGCCTTATTTACCCTTTGCTGGTTCTTTATTCCACAACAAATTAATCTTGCCGTATTACCACTGCTGAGCATTATATTGGTGCGGAGTTATTTCCGCGGAAATTTACCGGCGGGGAACCGAGTAACTACGAACATCCCAAACAATTTCCATAACGCCAAAGCGATCAATATTGAATTGTAG
- a CDS encoding alpha/beta fold hydrolase, with protein MATENNILLNDKPVFYRIEGQGQPVVLVHGFAEDGTVWEHQVEYLKNKFQLIIPDLPGSGRSPLNDADWSMEYFADCICYILDQENIKTASMIGHSMGGYITLAFAEKYPDRLQSFGLFHSTAYADSEEKKTARRRGIEFIQQYGATKFLEQSYPNLFSDLSKKQQPELVHKLLARYTNFVGLSLVNYYQAMIVRPDRTHVLKNFSRPVLFIMGKLDNTIPYEQILQQCYMPGLSYIHTLEQSGHMGMWEEPELSNVFVEEFLMHGQFV; from the coding sequence ATGGCAACAGAAAACAATATTCTTCTAAATGATAAACCGGTATTTTATCGGATAGAAGGGCAGGGGCAGCCGGTTGTGTTGGTACATGGTTTTGCTGAAGATGGTACTGTGTGGGAGCACCAGGTAGAATATTTAAAAAACAAATTTCAACTAATCATCCCCGATCTTCCTGGCAGTGGCCGTTCGCCCCTGAATGATGCTGACTGGTCAATGGAATATTTTGCCGACTGCATTTGTTACATCCTTGATCAGGAAAATATAAAAACTGCCAGCATGATCGGCCATAGTATGGGTGGATATATTACGCTGGCCTTTGCAGAAAAATACCCTGACAGGCTGCAATCGTTTGGGTTGTTTCATTCTACGGCATATGCCGATAGTGAAGAAAAAAAGACTGCCCGCCGCCGGGGCATCGAATTCATTCAGCAATATGGTGCCACTAAATTTTTAGAGCAGTCTTATCCCAATCTTTTCTCCGATTTATCGAAAAAACAGCAGCCCGAACTGGTGCATAAATTATTAGCCCGCTACACCAACTTTGTTGGCCTGTCGCTCGTAAATTACTACCAGGCTATGATCGTGCGTCCTGACCGAACGCATGTTCTCAAAAACTTTTCCCGCCCTGTTTTGTTCATCATGGGAAAATTAGATAATACGATCCCATATGAACAGATATTGCAACAATGTTATATGCCTGGATTGTCATATATTCATACACTTGAACAATCCGGCCATATGGGAATGTGGGAAGAACCTGAACTAAGTAATGTTTTCGTTGAAGAGTTTTTGATGCATGGCCAATTTGTATAA
- a CDS encoding histone deacetylase family protein: protein MSPTSPLLKIAYDPIYAHPLPEGHRFPMLKYELIPEQLLYEGTITSHNLFAPAACDDEIVLWTHDEAYVQKLQQQTLSAREQRHIGFPQSPQLTRREFVIAQGTIDCCDYAFEHGVALNVAGGTHHAFTDRGEGFCLLNDFGVAANYLLKKELARRIIIIDLDVHQGNGTASIFEHEPRVFTFSMHGAHNYPFHKEKSDLDIALNDGTEDGLYLSLLQSNLLTLLDQIKPDFAFYLSGVDILSTDKFGKLKVSMEGCRRRDELVFSQLKKRRIPCVVAMGGGYSPDIKTIVEAHCNTFRTAKDIYEL, encoded by the coding sequence ATGAGCCCTACATCACCCTTACTGAAAATAGCATATGATCCTATTTATGCGCACCCATTGCCGGAGGGGCACCGGTTTCCCATGCTTAAATATGAATTGATTCCCGAACAATTGTTATACGAAGGCACCATAACATCGCATAATTTATTTGCACCTGCGGCTTGTGATGATGAGATTGTATTATGGACGCATGATGAAGCGTATGTACAAAAATTACAGCAACAAACTTTATCGGCCCGTGAGCAGCGGCACATTGGTTTTCCGCAATCGCCTCAGTTAACCCGGCGGGAATTTGTGATTGCCCAGGGTACCATTGACTGTTGTGATTATGCATTTGAACATGGGGTGGCGCTAAATGTGGCAGGCGGTACGCATCATGCATTTACCGACAGGGGAGAGGGCTTTTGCCTGTTGAACGATTTTGGGGTGGCCGCCAATTACCTGCTTAAAAAAGAACTGGCGCGCAGGATCATTATCATCGATCTGGATGTACACCAGGGCAATGGCACCGCCAGTATTTTTGAACATGAGCCCCGGGTGTTTACTTTCAGTATGCATGGCGCCCATAATTACCCTTTTCATAAAGAAAAAAGCGATCTCGATATTGCACTGAACGATGGCACCGAAGATGGGCTGTACCTGAGCCTGCTGCAAAGCAACCTGCTCACCCTGCTGGACCAAATAAAACCTGATTTTGCTTTCTATTTGTCTGGCGTGGATATTTTATCAACCGATAAGTTTGGCAAACTGAAAGTAAGCATGGAAGGTTGCCGTCGCCGGGATGAACTGGTTTTCTCGCAATTAAAAAAACGCCGCATTCCCTGTGTGGTGGCCATGGGCGGCGGTTACTCCCCCGACATAAAAACTATTGTAGAAGCGCATTGCAACACCTTTAGAACGGCTAAAGATATCTATGAGCTCTGA
- a CDS encoding response regulator transcription factor, translated as MSTELVIKVALADDHKIFRDGIKMALKGKEYLKILWEAEDGKDLMHKMQIKKPDVLLMDIRMPEIDGVNAIGILRKEYSDVKILVLTMYDEQEMITKMMEMGANAYLTKTSDPDEIYQAILTCMNDDFYFNDLVNKAVLSKLQTKKQVRQFYPNPIKFSEKEIKILKLLAADKTTEEISKEVFLSPRTIETIRQNMKSKVGAKTIAGLIMYGMRNKLID; from the coding sequence ATGAGCACTGAACTGGTTATTAAAGTAGCACTTGCCGACGATCACAAGATATTTCGCGACGGCATTAAAATGGCTCTTAAAGGAAAAGAGTACCTGAAGATTCTTTGGGAAGCCGAAGATGGTAAAGATCTGATGCACAAAATGCAGATCAAAAAACCAGATGTTTTACTGATGGATATTCGTATGCCCGAAATAGATGGGGTGAATGCGATTGGGATACTCCGTAAGGAATACAGCGATGTAAAGATCCTGGTTCTTACCATGTACGACGAACAGGAAATGATCACCAAGATGATGGAAATGGGCGCCAACGCTTACCTCACCAAAACCTCTGACCCTGACGAGATCTATCAGGCCATACTCACCTGCATGAATGATGACTTTTACTTTAATGATCTGGTAAATAAAGCGGTACTGTCGAAATTGCAAACCAAAAAACAGGTACGGCAGTTTTACCCCAACCCCATAAAATTTTCCGAAAAAGAAATCAAGATCCTGAAGCTGCTGGCGGCCGATAAAACCACCGAGGAAATTTCAAAAGAAGTATTCCTGAGCCCCCGCACCATTGAAACCATTCGCCAGAACATGAAATCGAAGGTAGGCGCTAAAACCATTGCCGGCCTGATCATGTACGGTATGCGCAACAAACTCATAGATTAA
- a CDS encoding sensor histidine kinase, with protein sequence MQLQYMEQEQQKMLLNASIRLQEEERQRIAADLHDDAGPLLATARLYLNENLVNLDKTTQLQSIYNAKQIIDDTIQLIRNISHSLMPPTLKNFGLESAVNDLFQKISGSGSMNASCRFHDYRERLHADQELIIFRVIQELVNNILKHSNASFIHLTQNLSGNKLYIRLHHDGRGITQADFDKLNKSNVGLGLKNIQSRLKLLHGRIYFEKDISQTYYKVTIEIPRLEEEAVAPQL encoded by the coding sequence ATGCAGTTGCAATACATGGAACAGGAGCAACAGAAAATGCTGTTGAATGCCTCCATTCGCCTGCAGGAAGAGGAGCGGCAACGAATTGCGGCCGATTTACACGACGATGCCGGCCCCCTGCTGGCTACCGCGCGTTTATACCTGAACGAGAACCTGGTGAACCTCGATAAAACCACCCAGCTGCAAAGCATATACAACGCCAAGCAAATCATTGACGATACTATTCAGCTGATCCGTAATATCTCACACAGCCTGATGCCCCCTACCCTTAAAAACTTCGGGTTGGAATCGGCTGTAAACGATCTGTTCCAGAAAATCAGCGGCTCGGGCAGCATGAACGCCAGCTGCCGTTTTCACGATTACCGCGAACGCCTGCACGCCGACCAGGAATTGATAATTTTCAGGGTAATCCAGGAATTGGTGAATAATATCCTGAAACACAGCAACGCCAGTTTTATTCATCTAACCCAGAACTTGAGTGGGAACAAATTGTATATTCGCCTCCATCACGACGGCCGCGGTATTACCCAGGCGGATTTTGATAAGCTGAATAAAAGTAATGTGGGTTTGGGCCTGAAAAACATTCAGAGCAGGTTGAAACTGTTACACGGACGTATTTATTTCGAAAAAGACATTTCGCAAACATACTATAAGGTTACTATCGAAATTCCCCGTTTGGAGGAAGAAGCGGTAGCACCTCAATTATAA
- the pdeM gene encoding ligase-associated DNA damage response endonuclease PdeM yields MQAPVSYKLLDQQLWLSAHRSVFWEEEKALIVSDLHFGKTGHFRKSGIAVPQAVYKEDLQRLVHLIQYFQPRQIIAVGDLFHSHQNKELELFQRWRHDFPDLPVHLVKGNHDILHESWYKQCNIHVIDEELQLGAFRFRHDLDTVTPNDTDYFFSGHIHPGIRLRGAAKQSLSFPCFYFAKAFCVLPAFSRFTGIAIVRPEDEENVFAIVNDNIVQLQ; encoded by the coding sequence ATGCAGGCGCCGGTTTCGTATAAATTATTAGATCAACAACTTTGGTTATCAGCACACAGAAGTGTTTTTTGGGAAGAAGAGAAAGCCCTTATTGTTTCGGACCTTCACTTTGGCAAGACCGGGCATTTTCGCAAATCAGGAATTGCCGTGCCCCAGGCGGTGTATAAGGAAGACCTGCAGCGGCTGGTACACCTGATCCAGTATTTTCAACCCCGGCAAATAATTGCAGTGGGCGATCTTTTTCACAGCCATCAGAACAAAGAACTGGAGTTGTTTCAACGGTGGCGGCACGATTTTCCCGATCTGCCGGTTCACCTGGTGAAAGGCAACCACGATATTCTGCACGAAAGCTGGTATAAGCAATGTAATATTCATGTTATTGACGAGGAATTACAGCTAGGCGCTTTCCGGTTCCGGCACGACCTGGATACTGTAACTCCCAATGATACCGACTACTTTTTCTCTGGCCATATTCATCCGGGTATCCGGTTACGGGGTGCGGCCAAACAATCGTTGAGCTTTCCTTGTTTTTACTTTGCAAAAGCATTTTGCGTGTTGCCCGCATTCAGCCGGTTTACCGGTATTGCAATCGTTAGACCGGAAGATGAAGAAAATGTTTTTGCCATCGTAAACGACAATATCGTACAGTTGCAATGA
- a CDS encoding XRE family transcriptional regulator — MSTAGKNLKYLRKLRGWTQEEFATKLQIKRSLLGAYEEERAEPRIDVLELVGELFKLTLDELLLKDLADTRGNYLAKRRAQKLSAGTNEIQFVPVKAAAGYLAGYADPEFIDELNTFTLPMLAPGQYRAFEIVGDSMLPTPSGSIIVGEKVEDINDVKNSFTYIVVSRNEGIVYKRVMKNNRTKNKYTLVSDNPTYQPYQVNGEDIIEVWKAMMIIGKANAQPHWNVNQLANVVNTLQEQVSYLKKKIN; from the coding sequence ATGTCAACGGCCGGTAAAAATCTGAAGTATCTGCGCAAACTGCGCGGATGGACACAGGAAGAATTTGCCACCAAATTACAGATCAAACGCTCCCTGTTGGGCGCTTATGAAGAAGAGCGGGCAGAACCCCGCATCGATGTACTGGAACTGGTGGGTGAATTGTTCAAACTCACCCTGGATGAGTTGTTGCTGAAAGACCTGGCAGATACCCGGGGCAATTACCTGGCTAAACGACGCGCACAAAAATTAAGCGCAGGAACTAATGAAATACAGTTTGTACCGGTAAAAGCAGCCGCCGGTTACCTGGCTGGTTATGCCGACCCGGAATTTATTGATGAACTGAACACCTTCACCCTTCCCATGCTGGCGCCCGGCCAATATCGTGCGTTTGAAATTGTGGGCGACTCCATGTTGCCAACCCCCAGCGGTTCCATTATCGTTGGCGAAAAGGTAGAAGACATCAACGATGTAAAGAACAGCTTCACTTATATAGTTGTATCGCGCAACGAAGGTATTGTGTACAAAAGAGTGATGAAGAACAACCGCACCAAGAACAAGTACACCCTTGTGAGCGACAACCCCACCTATCAGCCTTACCAGGTAAATGGCGAAGACATCATTGAAGTTTGGAAAGCCATGATGATCATTGGAAAGGCCAATGCACAACCGCACTGGAATGTAAATCAACTGGCCAATGTAGTTAATACATTACAGGAGCAGGTGAGTTACCTGAAAAAGAAGATAAACTAA
- a CDS encoding heme-binding domain-containing protein, which produces MKKKIVPALLVLLIVIQFIRPARNLSAAVSPNDISRHYTVPDTVAHILQRACNDCHSNNTRYPWYTNIQPVGWWMQHHVNEGKDELNFSEFGAYTSKRQNHKMEEVGEQVEKGEMPLDSYLWIHKDAKLTAPEKEVLISWAKDLRNKIAEKGPL; this is translated from the coding sequence ATGAAGAAAAAAATAGTGCCCGCTCTGCTTGTATTGCTGATCGTTATCCAGTTTATTCGTCCTGCCCGTAACCTGTCGGCAGCTGTTTCCCCCAACGACATTAGCCGCCATTATACGGTGCCCGATACGGTGGCCCATATTTTACAACGCGCCTGTAACGACTGTCATAGTAACAATACCCGTTATCCCTGGTATACAAATATTCAACCGGTAGGCTGGTGGATGCAGCATCATGTGAACGAAGGAAAAGACGAATTGAATTTTTCTGAATTCGGCGCCTATACCTCAAAACGGCAGAACCATAAAATGGAAGAAGTAGGCGAACAGGTCGAGAAGGGAGAAATGCCGCTGGACAGCTACCTGTGGATCCATAAAGATGCCAAACTGACTGCTCCCGAAAAAGAAGTCCTGATTTCCTGGGCTAAAGACCTGCGCAATAAGATTGCTGAAAAAGGACCGCTCTAA